One stretch of Syntrophus gentianae DNA includes these proteins:
- a CDS encoding ImmA/IrrE family metallo-endopeptidase: protein MKSNEPKRQPSLFEITVVPLIHDVLMRFQQPSANELIDICTKKLGSGIREEIKGAVLQLLNQGSLPNQLRQYLQNLLDDGSLDRAMAGEHDCQDRREIDTGIDQLVAKSIAYRKSDAFSEIITFMGRFRDYAPYNNMLVRVQNPSCGFYATAPDWESRFDRRIKEDARPMLILAPMHPVMLVYDVDQTEGKDLPVSYKDFAKFQGEWDDKSIEKLTENANRHKIRIDYKTLSSSNAGFATYASRDDKWKMRIAIHEELDAPSRFGVLCHELAHILLGHLGGDKDLWWPSRMNLDHHSMEIEAEATAFIVTRQLGLQGSSAVYVSSHLKNGESLPESVSLDNIAKVSGKIGQMSKGIMPEPKPKKNKGEQNK, encoded by the coding sequence ATGAAATCAAACGAGCCTAAAAGGCAACCGAGCTTATTTGAAATAACCGTGGTTCCTTTGATTCATGACGTGTTGATGAGGTTTCAACAGCCCTCTGCTAACGAGTTAATCGATATTTGCACAAAAAAACTGGGCAGCGGAATTAGAGAAGAGATCAAAGGTGCAGTGTTGCAACTACTCAATCAAGGGAGCTTACCCAACCAACTAAGACAATACTTACAGAACCTGTTGGACGATGGAAGTCTTGATAGGGCAATGGCCGGTGAGCATGACTGCCAGGATCGCAGAGAAATCGATACCGGAATCGATCAACTGGTTGCAAAGAGCATTGCATACCGTAAATCTGATGCCTTCAGCGAAATCATAACGTTCATGGGAAGGTTCCGGGATTATGCCCCTTACAACAATATGCTTGTTCGTGTCCAAAACCCGAGCTGCGGCTTTTATGCAACAGCTCCTGATTGGGAGTCTCGATTCGACAGAAGAATAAAGGAAGATGCGCGGCCGATGTTAATCCTCGCTCCAATGCATCCGGTAATGTTGGTCTATGACGTTGATCAAACTGAAGGAAAAGATTTGCCTGTCAGCTATAAAGATTTTGCAAAATTCCAAGGGGAGTGGGATGACAAATCGATAGAAAAGCTAACTGAAAACGCAAATCGGCACAAAATACGAATCGATTACAAAACACTCAGCAGTTCGAATGCAGGATTTGCAACTTATGCCAGTCGCGATGACAAGTGGAAAATGCGCATAGCCATTCACGAGGAATTGGATGCACCAAGTCGATTTGGCGTTTTGTGTCATGAACTCGCCCATATCCTTTTAGGGCACCTTGGAGGAGACAAAGACTTGTGGTGGCCGAGCCGAATGAATCTGGATCATCACTCCATGGAGATCGAAGCAGAGGCAACAGCGTTTATAGTGACCCGGCAACTTGGACTGCAAGGAAGCAGCGCCGTATATGTTTCAAGTCATCTTAAGAATGGTGAATCTCTTCCTGAAAGCGTGTCATTAGACAATATTGCTAAAGTATCTGGTAAAATCGGGCAGATGTCGAAAGGGATCATGCCTGAACCCAAGCCTAAAAAGAACAAAGGTGAGCAAAATAAATGA
- a CDS encoding helix-turn-helix domain-containing protein, producing the protein MKNFGETIRNLRVAQKFGLRETAAKVGISPAYLSRIERGKESPPRPEIIKVMAKILAADPDVLFRLASSSDPEIVDFLHSEPEIMILLRLIKDASFTDVEIRKLIQTAEDLKANFR; encoded by the coding sequence ATGAAAAATTTTGGCGAAACCATACGCAATTTGAGAGTCGCTCAAAAATTCGGTCTACGCGAAACAGCGGCCAAGGTGGGAATTTCACCTGCTTATCTCAGCCGAATAGAGCGGGGTAAGGAAAGTCCTCCCCGTCCAGAAATCATAAAGGTTATGGCAAAAATTCTTGCTGCTGATCCTGACGTTTTATTCCGTCTGGCATCTTCTAGTGATCCTGAGATAGTTGATTTTCTCCATAGCGAGCCGGAGATCATGATCCTTTTGCGACTAATTAAAGATGCCAGCTTTACTGACGTAGAAATAAGAAAGCTTATCCAAACGGCTGAAGACCTCAAGGCAAACTTCCGGTAA
- the mads2 gene encoding methylation-associated defense system DNA methyltransferase MAD2, giving the protein MSRMKPVQSENTISAGYTLDYISGKQVKETPREVVRQRVVRALIHEYGFSPEDMRLDFPVNGRKKADIAIFHHDKEHIVENLSRAVLCRQEPNVGKNTVRIRDFDQAAKDLDEIETIMREVDAVQYGLWTNGLEFFFVEKEQKRFETKCNPIGDWPMAEESIGTKEVISDAHTRVADNEMLKITFRRCHNFIHGNEGMPKDAAFWQFLYLIFCKMHDENLRTKQRQAWQCRFWAGPKEQFDAQGRKAIRARIEGLFTEVKRQYKNIFRGNEEITLSDRALAFIVSELAKYDFTRTDVDAKGMAYQELVGVNLRGDRGQYFTPRGVVKLVIEMLDPKENETLLDPACGTGGFLVASLGHMLKKFREEQSIHPGNESTSEFLNVHERLKEYAATKVFGADFDPFLIRAAQMNMVLAGDGGGHIYNINSLEFPQGHLSDLEIAKDEIPLGSIDILATNPPFGSDIPITDRNILEQYELAHVWERDDEGGFRNTGRLHGSVSPEILFVERSIKWIKPGPGRMGIVLPDGILGNPAAEYIRWWIMRETQVLASIDLPVEAFIAEANVNILTSLLFLRRKDDREKHREALSRAEEYPVFMAVADKVGFDRRGNKLYKRTPDGEEIVAPKQYTERIRIGGRFVERTLTRSEKIEDNDLPVIAEKYREFLREHQP; this is encoded by the coding sequence ATGAGCAGAATGAAACCTGTGCAATCTGAGAATACCATTTCCGCAGGATACACACTCGATTATATCTCTGGTAAACAAGTTAAAGAAACACCCAGAGAAGTGGTACGACAACGAGTTGTTCGTGCTTTGATTCATGAGTATGGCTTTTCTCCTGAAGACATGAGGCTGGATTTCCCTGTCAATGGGCGTAAAAAAGCAGATATTGCCATTTTTCATCATGATAAAGAACATATAGTTGAAAACCTCAGCAGGGCTGTTCTTTGCCGCCAGGAACCCAATGTTGGCAAGAATACCGTGCGCATTCGTGATTTCGATCAGGCCGCCAAGGACCTCGATGAGATCGAAACCATCATGCGCGAGGTCGATGCGGTTCAGTACGGTCTGTGGACCAACGGCCTGGAGTTCTTCTTTGTTGAGAAGGAGCAGAAGCGCTTCGAAACCAAGTGCAACCCCATCGGCGACTGGCCGATGGCCGAAGAGTCGATCGGCACCAAGGAGGTCATCTCCGATGCCCACACCCGCGTCGCCGACAACGAGATGCTCAAGATCACCTTCCGCCGTTGCCACAACTTCATCCATGGCAACGAGGGCATGCCCAAGGATGCCGCCTTCTGGCAGTTCCTTTATCTGATCTTCTGCAAGATGCACGACGAAAACCTGCGTACCAAGCAGCGCCAAGCCTGGCAGTGCCGCTTCTGGGCTGGCCCGAAGGAGCAGTTCGATGCCCAGGGCCGCAAGGCCATCCGCGCACGCATCGAGGGACTCTTCACTGAGGTCAAAAGGCAGTACAAGAACATTTTTCGGGGCAACGAGGAGATCACACTCTCCGATCGGGCACTGGCCTTTATCGTGTCTGAATTGGCCAAGTACGATTTCACCCGCACGGATGTCGATGCCAAGGGCATGGCTTATCAGGAGCTGGTAGGCGTCAATCTGCGCGGCGACCGTGGCCAGTATTTCACTCCCCGGGGCGTAGTGAAGCTGGTGATTGAAATGCTCGACCCCAAGGAGAACGAGACCCTGCTGGACCCGGCTTGCGGTACCGGTGGCTTTCTGGTCGCCTCCCTAGGGCACATGCTGAAGAAGTTTCGGGAAGAGCAAAGCATCCATCCCGGAAACGAGAGCACCTCCGAATTCTTGAATGTCCACGAGCGGCTGAAAGAGTATGCCGCTACCAAGGTGTTCGGGGCCGACTTCGATCCCTTTCTGATCCGCGCCGCCCAAATGAACATGGTGCTGGCAGGAGACGGCGGTGGACATATTTACAACATCAATTCACTGGAGTTTCCCCAGGGCCATCTTTCCGATCTTGAAATCGCCAAGGATGAAATACCCCTCGGATCAATTGACATTCTTGCAACGAATCCTCCATTCGGCTCAGATATCCCGATTACGGACCGAAACATCCTCGAACAGTATGAATTAGCACATGTTTGGGAACGTGACGATGAAGGCGGCTTCCGCAACACTGGAAGACTCCATGGAAGCGTCTCTCCAGAGATCTTGTTTGTGGAGCGGAGCATAAAGTGGATTAAGCCTGGACCCGGCCGTATGGGGATAGTTCTCCCGGACGGAATTCTGGGCAATCCGGCAGCCGAATACATCCGCTGGTGGATCATGCGTGAAACGCAAGTGCTCGCATCCATCGATTTGCCTGTGGAAGCCTTCATCGCCGAGGCCAACGTCAACATCCTCACCAGCCTGCTGTTCCTGCGCCGCAAGGATGATCGAGAGAAGCATCGCGAGGCCCTGAGCAGGGCTGAGGAATACCCGGTCTTCATGGCCGTGGCCGACAAGGTTGGCTTCGACCGCCGTGGCAACAAGCTTTATAAGCGCACCCCGGACGGTGAAGAGATTGTCGCGCCCAAGCAATACACCGAGCGCATTCGCATCGGCGGGCGCTTTGTGGAACGGACCCTGACCCGCAGTGAAAAGATCGAGGACAACGATCTGCCGGTCATCGCTGAGAAATACAGGGAGTTTCTTAGGGAGCACCAGCCATGA
- the mads2 gene encoding methylation-associated defense system DNA methyltransferase MAD2, with product MSDQDDIIEVSEDAAEENGPDNFFIDILTGNKESASAKKLLVQKVLRQLIESYGFDRKDIEVDYKHRIRGGRPAKIDIAIFRPDSVHNNDNLQRIIVCKNQKKRDKLRSIAEADADLRELKELLELIPGATLGMWTNGQEEFLFEVERTRFEVRAKPLGVWPVPGERTTNLDRTGGVIQVSAEAEDLEDALMRCRQYLNRNLGLDHKDSFKQLAVLMLAKIHDETLPTGKRKFWIKGDEPFTEVGQQAITQRINESIAAAKAWQPNLLSRGWDLTLEPHETARVVMELARYNLSETQPRYRTGAFRAVARSVMDGREGRYPTPLNVAEMAVEMLDPQPGERIMDCSSGTGTFLAMAAAHIFKKKLAAMGTTPEEATNEQIRQAQNETAAWAASNALGCDIDPFLAVASRMNLLFTTGNPGCVFRIDARTFPDGDLDGIEAARTAMPLGSMDMVLLNPWFSTQDTVSDTSILERYDLGNNWERDEEGGFRNTGNLSAGGVPPEVLFIERALQWVKPGTGRVGILLPDGLLGNPAQEDVRWWILRHCEVLASVDLPEEPFKVTVSEYKLKPALQSFLVLRRRSQVELINVEHPECKVFMAVVDRAGVDSRGKLLFKRAPDGEELIFEDEIVERVRQGGEVKVRRTLRPSRRIDDELPIVAEKFREYLRTGEVPV from the coding sequence ATGAGTGATCAAGACGATATCATTGAAGTTTCGGAGGATGCTGCCGAAGAAAACGGCCCGGACAACTTTTTCATCGACATCCTGACCGGCAACAAGGAGAGCGCCTCGGCCAAGAAGCTGCTGGTGCAGAAGGTTCTGCGCCAGCTCATCGAGAGCTACGGCTTTGACCGGAAGGATATTGAAGTTGATTACAAACATCGCATCAGGGGTGGCAGACCAGCGAAAATAGATATCGCTATCTTCCGTCCAGATTCAGTTCACAACAACGACAACCTGCAGCGGATCATCGTCTGTAAAAACCAGAAGAAGCGTGACAAGCTCCGCTCCATTGCCGAGGCCGACGCCGACCTGCGTGAGCTCAAGGAGCTGCTGGAGCTGATCCCCGGCGCGACGCTGGGCATGTGGACCAACGGTCAAGAGGAGTTCCTGTTCGAGGTGGAGCGCACCCGCTTCGAGGTCCGAGCCAAGCCGCTCGGTGTCTGGCCGGTTCCGGGCGAACGGACCACCAATCTCGACCGCACCGGCGGCGTCATTCAAGTCAGCGCCGAAGCGGAGGATCTGGAAGACGCCTTGATGCGCTGCCGCCAGTATCTGAACCGCAACCTGGGGCTCGATCACAAGGATTCCTTCAAGCAGTTGGCCGTGCTGATGCTGGCCAAGATCCACGACGAGACGCTGCCCACCGGCAAGCGCAAATTCTGGATCAAGGGGGACGAGCCTTTCACCGAGGTGGGCCAACAGGCCATTACCCAGCGCATCAACGAATCCATTGCCGCCGCCAAGGCCTGGCAGCCAAACCTGCTGAGCCGTGGCTGGGATCTGACGCTGGAACCCCACGAGACCGCCCGCGTGGTTATGGAGCTGGCCCGCTATAACTTAAGCGAAACCCAGCCCCGTTACCGCACTGGGGCCTTCCGTGCTGTCGCACGCAGCGTGATGGACGGCCGCGAGGGCCGCTACCCCACGCCACTCAATGTGGCCGAAATGGCGGTGGAGATGCTCGACCCGCAACCCGGCGAACGCATCATGGATTGTTCCAGTGGCACCGGCACTTTCCTGGCCATGGCCGCCGCACACATCTTCAAGAAGAAACTGGCGGCCATGGGCACCACGCCTGAAGAGGCCACCAACGAACAGATCCGCCAGGCGCAAAACGAAACTGCCGCCTGGGCAGCCAGCAATGCCCTGGGCTGCGACATCGATCCCTTCCTGGCCGTGGCCAGCCGCATGAATCTGCTGTTCACCACCGGCAATCCTGGCTGCGTGTTCCGCATCGATGCCCGCACCTTCCCGGACGGCGATCTGGATGGCATAGAAGCCGCACGCACGGCTATGCCGCTGGGCAGCATGGATATGGTTCTGCTCAACCCCTGGTTCTCGACCCAAGACACGGTGAGCGACACCTCCATTCTGGAGCGCTATGACCTGGGCAACAATTGGGAGCGCGACGAGGAAGGCGGATTTCGCAACACCGGCAATCTGAGCGCCGGCGGTGTGCCGCCCGAGGTGCTGTTTATCGAACGCGCTCTGCAATGGGTGAAGCCCGGCACCGGTCGGGTAGGTATCCTGCTACCCGATGGATTGTTGGGCAACCCTGCCCAAGAGGATGTGCGCTGGTGGATTTTGCGGCACTGTGAGGTGTTGGCCAGTGTTGACCTGCCAGAGGAGCCTTTTAAGGTTACTGTGAGTGAATACAAACTGAAACCCGCCTTGCAGAGTTTTCTTGTACTACGTCGCCGCAGCCAAGTAGAGCTAATCAACGTTGAACATCCAGAATGTAAGGTATTTATGGCAGTGGTAGATCGGGCTGGCGTGGATTCTCGAGGAAAACTTTTATTCAAACGAGCTCCGGATGGCGAGGAATTGATATTTGAGGATGAGATTGTTGAAAGGGTTCGCCAAGGCGGTGAAGTAAAAGTCCGCCGCACCTTGCGTCCAAGCCGACGCATAGACGATGAACTGCCAATAGTTGCCGAGAAATTTCGCGAATACCTACGAACAGGTGAGGTGCCTGTATGA